In Microbacterium lushaniae, the following are encoded in one genomic region:
- the treZ gene encoding malto-oligosyltrehalose trehalohydrolase, protein MIEVWAPRAERVRMRRLGDDGTSVVEEVPLRRGTSGPLPGPGWWFADVDLADGERYGFVLDDSGDLRPDPRSRRQPDGVHAASAWFDPSRYTWNDASWTGRQLAGGLIYELHIGTFTPEGTLDAAIGRLDHLVELGVTHVELLPVNGVNGVWNWGYDGVLWYTVHEAYGGPEGYQRFVDAAHAAGLAVIQDVVYNHLGPSGNYLPEFGPYLRTGSRNTWGDSVNLDEEAVRAFIVDNALMWLRDYHVDGLRLDAVHALHDERPTHILRELAEAVDALSAHVGRPLTTIAESDMNDPTLILPREAGGYGLTAQWSDDWHHAVHVAVSGETVGYYADFADAQAFVKVSTSGFFHDGTHSSFRGRDHGRRIPGEVPAWRLVTFAQDHDQIGNRATGDRLSQNLPYPRLAVTAVLTLTTPGTPMLFMGEEWGASTPWQFFTSHPEPELGEATAKGRIAEFAEMGWDESVVPDPQDPDTFTRSKLDWDEASHGDHRRLLQLYRDLAQLRRERPELTDPSWSARDAHVDDAGHGRTHRLACGDVTVFANLTDAPADCAVAADAVVLLATDGATISDTEPGARMVTIPPESAVVTGPVL, encoded by the coding sequence CGACGCGGCACGAGCGGGCCGCTCCCCGGGCCGGGCTGGTGGTTCGCCGACGTCGACCTCGCCGACGGGGAGCGCTACGGCTTCGTCCTCGACGACAGCGGAGACCTCCGCCCCGACCCCCGCTCGCGCCGCCAGCCCGACGGGGTCCACGCGGCATCGGCGTGGTTCGACCCGTCGCGGTACACGTGGAACGACGCATCCTGGACGGGACGCCAGCTGGCAGGCGGCCTCATCTACGAGCTCCACATCGGCACGTTCACGCCCGAGGGCACGCTGGATGCGGCGATCGGCCGCCTCGACCATCTCGTGGAGCTCGGCGTCACCCACGTCGAGCTGCTGCCGGTCAACGGCGTCAACGGGGTGTGGAACTGGGGGTACGACGGTGTGCTGTGGTACACCGTGCACGAGGCCTACGGCGGGCCGGAGGGGTACCAGCGGTTCGTCGACGCGGCGCACGCGGCAGGGCTCGCGGTCATCCAGGACGTCGTCTACAACCACCTCGGTCCCAGCGGCAACTACCTGCCCGAATTCGGCCCGTACCTGCGCACCGGCAGCCGCAACACGTGGGGCGACTCGGTCAACCTCGACGAGGAGGCCGTGCGCGCCTTCATCGTCGACAACGCCCTCATGTGGCTGCGCGACTACCACGTCGACGGCCTGCGGCTGGACGCCGTGCACGCCCTGCACGACGAGCGTCCGACCCACATCCTGCGCGAGCTCGCCGAAGCCGTCGACGCGCTGTCGGCGCATGTCGGTCGGCCGCTCACGACGATCGCCGAGTCGGACATGAACGACCCGACGCTGATCCTGCCGCGCGAGGCGGGCGGATACGGGCTCACGGCGCAGTGGAGCGACGACTGGCATCATGCCGTGCACGTCGCCGTCTCGGGGGAGACCGTCGGCTACTACGCCGACTTCGCCGACGCGCAGGCGTTCGTCAAGGTCAGCACGAGCGGGTTCTTCCACGACGGCACGCACTCCTCGTTCCGGGGTCGCGACCACGGTCGCCGCATCCCCGGCGAGGTTCCGGCGTGGCGCCTGGTGACTTTCGCGCAGGACCACGACCAGATCGGCAACCGGGCCACCGGCGACCGCCTGTCGCAGAACCTGCCGTACCCGCGCCTGGCGGTCACCGCCGTGCTGACCCTCACGACACCCGGCACCCCGATGCTGTTCATGGGGGAGGAGTGGGGGGCGTCCACCCCGTGGCAGTTCTTCACCTCGCACCCCGAGCCCGAGCTCGGCGAGGCGACGGCGAAGGGACGCATCGCCGAGTTCGCCGAGATGGGATGGGACGAATCCGTCGTGCCCGACCCGCAGGATCCCGACACCTTCACCCGGTCGAAGCTCGACTGGGACGAAGCATCCCACGGCGACCATCGCCGCCTCCTGCAGCTGTACCGCGATCTGGCGCAGCTGCGGCGGGAGCGTCCGGAGCTGACCGACCCGAGCTGGTCGGCGCGCGACGCCCACGTCGACGACGCCGGCCACGGGCGCACCCACCGCCTCGCGTGCGGCGATGTGACGGTGTTCGCGAACCTCACCGACGCGCCCGCCGACTGCGCGGTGGCCGCGGATGCGGTGGTGCTGCTGGCCACCGACGGCGCGACGATCAGCGACACCGAGCCGGGCGCGCGCATGGTCACGATCCCGCCGGAGTCGGCGGTGGTGACGGGCCCGGTGCTCTAG